A single window of Debaryomyces hansenii CBS767 chromosome F complete sequence DNA harbors:
- a CDS encoding DEHA2F19294p (weakly similar to uniprot|P08640 Saccharomyces cerevisiae YIR019C MUC1 GPI-anchored cell surface glycoprotein required for diploid pseudohyphal formation and haploid invasive growth): MSSDKDKRSSKLFGSRISSIFNVQQGYNVKPGHNDNNGSSISRSLPIKPLTQPPLHNKPGRSTLDPNKPTPSVYVPPQAPIPPVPQVPIKSPPRRKPPPPLMDEFEHRPDNNRVVEPSVNNATVEPFNKRTVEPSVSQRSTASANKYGEEVKQDLNNIIGTLEKEIGSMLVPNEPTTHMYQEDYLPNDDDQASMISGLHVSNPLNLSKSNQSGATYYSDCSPSLIESEKSSSISKSSSISQYVSDTRKESLEDTSTPSFTPSDTPEYNHEFDDDQTPYPIESLPESHTFEGNTAGLNLAPDSGYPHIVSNDSRTSINSSVYSQGDAEPSTQSKSFDTFGSNQSIPSQRKKEYQTATSSNNTMNTTPSARTPQTSSFIRGMQQTRNPFTPVPIDSGSNDSNSRSKPPTRPIVSHHRKSSSVSSLWSANSYRSVNMSKLKKSLDLKPGEGERSNYVMSIRRNAGTAFNESPPGKWKLPIGILPVDNRVGYTANGRYLRLAGGVQGKNKKTSGVELKHGHLQPRLLAAEVDDGDESPVGLQSLGRSGTDLTIGTNKSSVSGVKSSGSSINVTPSGSLLRNSSYGKTLDDSQSINTGGDSSSTLPSSRRAESVSSSSSSGSSSSNSITDFNIGIGGYYQHPGYLHNDDDEETSTEFETDLTGEGGRNRNNDYNDYDTKPRLVLANPDNSEDSD, translated from the coding sequence ATGTCAAGTGATAAGGATAAGCGATCATCCAAGCTATTTGGGTCCCGAATCTCGTCTATCTTCAATGTACAGCAAGGGTATAACGTTAAACCTGGacataatgataataatggaaGTTCTATACTGAGAAGTTTACCAATAAAGCCATTAACACAACCACCTTTGCACAATAAACCTGGCAGATCGACGCTAGACCCTAATAAACCGACACCTTCAGTATATGTTCCGCCTCAAGCTCCTATACCACCGGTGCCACAGGTTCCAATCAAGAGTCCACCGAGACGTAAACCTCCTCCGCCATTGATGGATGAATTCGAGCATAGACCTGACAATAACCGAGTGGTAGAGCCGTCTGTCAATAACGCAACGGTAGAGCCTTTTAATAAGCGAACGGTAGAGCCTTCTGTAAGTCAAAGATCGACGGCGTCGGCGAATAAGTATGGGGAAGAAGTGAAAcaagatttgaataatattatagGTACGTTGGAGAAAGAAATCGGCAGCATGTTAGTACCAAATGAGCCAACGACACACATGTATCAGGAGGATTATTTACCTAATGATGACGATCAAGCATCAATGATTTCCGGCCTTCATGTCTCAAATCCGTTAAATCTATCAAAATCTAATCAATCTGGAGCGACATACTATTCAGACTGTTCTCCTTCTTTAATTGAGTCtgaaaaatcatcatctatatcaaaatcatcatctataTCGCAATATGTGTCAGATACGCGTAAAGAATCATTGGAAGATACTTCAACACCAAGTTTCACGCCAAGCGACACGCCCGAATACAACCATGAATTTGACGATGACCAAACCCCATACCCCATAGAGTCATTACCGGAAAGTCACACGTTTGAAGGGAATACAGCCGGTCTAAACTTGGCGCCGGACTCAGGCTATCCTCACATCGTTTCAAATGACTCAAGAACATCTATCAATTCGTCGGTATATTCACAAGGTGATGCGGAGCCCTCCACACAGCTGAAGAGTTTTGATACATTTGGGTCAAACCAAAGTATCCCGTcacaaagaaaaaaagagTATCAGACAGCAACATCACTGAACAATACAATGAATACTACGCCCTCCGCAAGAACACCTCAGACCAGCTCGTTTATTAGAGGTATGCAGCAAACTCGTAATCCATTTACCCCAGTGCCAATAGATTCGGGGTCAAAcgattcaaattcaagatCGAAACCTCCTACCCGACCAATTGTTTCTCATCATAGAAAATCTAGTTCGGTAAGCTCTCTTTGGAGTGCAAACTCATACAGAAGTGTTAATATGTCAAAGCTTAAGAAGTCATTAGACCTAAAACCTGGTGAAGGTGAGAGATCAAACTATGTTATGTCTATCCGCCGGAACGCCGGTACAGCATTCAATGAATCTCCTCCTGGAAAATGGAAATTACCTATAGGTATTTTACCTGTCGACAATAGAGTTGGATATACTGCGAATGGCCGGTATTTGAGACTCGCTGGAGGAGTCCAAggtaaaaataaaaagacTAGTGGTGTCGAATTGAAACATGGACATTTACAGCCTAGGTTGTTGGCTGCCGAAGTTGATGATGGCGATGAGAGCCCGGTTGGTTTGCAATCATTAGGCAGGTCAGGTACTGATCTTACCATTGGGACAAATAAGTCATCGGTTAGCGGAGTCAAGTCTTCCGGTTCAAGTATCAACGTTACGCCTAGCGGGTCTCTATTGAGGAACAGCTCATATGGGAAGACTCTCGATGACTCGCAGAGTATTAATACAGGCGGTGATTCATCATCTACATTGCCTAGTTCAAGAAGAGCCGAgtctgtttcttcttcctcttcgtCTGGATCTTCATCGTCTAATAGTATAACCGATTTTAATATTGGAATCGGTGGTTATTATCAGCACCCAGGCTATTTGcataatgatgatgacgaagaaacATCCACTGAATTTGAGACAGATTTGACAGGTGAGGGAGgaagaaacagaaataaCGATTATAACGATTATGATACCAAACCAAGATTAGTACTTGCTAACCCTGATAACTCTGAAGATAGCGATTAA
- a CDS encoding DEHA2F19382p (similar to uniprot|Q04728 Saccharomyces cerevisiae YMR062C ECM40 Mitochondrial ornithine acetyltransferase), which yields MVGGIHCGVKKDGKSLDLAILTNTHGKSAVASAVFTTNKFKAAPVQVSSKIVKEKKGEEINSLVVNSGNANAVTGSQGMKDAQDMITVTDSALGNPTNSSLVMSTGVIGNNLPISKILSGIPQLAGGNLGNTHEDWLNCAQAICTTDTFPKLVSKSFELNGHTYTLAGLAKGAGMICPNMATLLGFFVTDAPVSASALDQILKFATDRSFNSISVDGDMSTNDTIVAIANGAAGGELIDNTASSAESFGILQREITGFAQQLAQLVVRDGEGATKFITISVKNALSYGDAKIIASSIANSSLFKTAMYGNDANWGRILCAIGYSQVSSGDSINPAKTNVSFIPSDGSSKLKLLVNGEPEVVDEKRASEILSVEDIEVEIDLGTGGGQECKFWTCDLTHEYITINGDYRS from the coding sequence ATGGTTGGGGGAATTCATTGTGGTGTTAAAAAGGACGGTAAATCATTGGATTTGGCAATTTTGACAAATACTCACGGGAAGTCAGCTGTAGCATCGGCGGTGTTTACTaccaataaattcaagGCAGCACCGGTGCAAGTTTCGTCGAAGATCGTTAAAGAGAAAAAGGGAGAAGAGATCAATTCGTTAGTGGTCAACAGTGGGAATGCTAATGCGGTCACAGGAAGCCAGGGTATGAAGGACGCGCAAGATATGATCACGGTTACGGATTCGGCATTAGGGAATCCGACAAATTCGTCGTTGGTCATGTCTACTGGTGTGATTGGGAACAATCTACCTATCAGTAAGATTTTATCTGGAATTCCCCAATTAGCTGGTGGGAATTTGGGTAATACTCATGAAGATTGGTTAAATTGTGCACAGGCAATATGTACGACCGATACTTTTCCAAAGTTAGTCAGTAAACTGTTTGAGCTCAATGGCCATACGTACACATTGGCTGGGTTGGCGAAAGGGGCCGGTATGATTTGTCCAAATATGGCCACATTATTAGGTTTTTTCGTAACTGATGCCCCGGTTTCGGCTTCGGCTTTGGATcagattttgaagtttGCCACGGACAGATCGTTCAATAGTATTTCAGTCGACGGAGATATGTCCACTAATGACACAATTGTTGCCATAGCCAATGGTGCCGCCGGGGGCGAGCTCATTGACAACACGGCTTCTAGTGCGGAGTCCTTTGGAATATTGCAGCGTGAAATCACAGGTTTTGCTCAACAATTAGCACAATTGGTTGTCCGTGATGGGGAGGGTGCTACCAAATTCATCACCATCAGTGTCAAAAATGCGTTGTCCTACGGTGATGCCAAGATTATTGCATCATCTATTGCCAActcatcattatttaaaacagCAATGTACGGAAATGATGCCAACTGGGGCCGTATTTTGTGTGCTATTGGTTATTCACAAGTAAGTTCGGGAGATTCCATTAACCCAGCCAAAACGAACGTTTCGTTCATCCCTTCGGATGGTTCTCTGAAATTAAAGTTACTAGTTAATGGTGAGCCAGAAGTAGTAGATGAAAAGAGAGCTTCGGAAATTCTTTCTGTAGAGGATATCGAAGTTGAGATCGACTTAGGTACTGGAGGTGGTCAGGAATGTAAGTTTTGGACTTGCGATTTAACTCACGAGTATATTACTATTAATGGTGACTACAGATCTTAA
- a CDS encoding DEHA2F19272p (similar to uniprot|P41810 Saccharomyces cerevisiae YDR238C SEC26 Involved in endoplasmic-to-Golgi protein trafficking), whose product MADIGYTLIYEPNTAAKTSINEFKTLLEKSKDDVKINTMKRILITMLNGDPLPDLLMHIIRFVMPSRNKELKKLLYFYWEVCPKLDDHGKMRQEMILVCNSIQRDLQHPNEFIRGNTLRFLCKLKEADLLETLVPNVRQCLEHRHAYVRKNAVFALYSIHKVSDHLAPDADELIYRFLYDESDAVCKRNAFVCLGDLNREAALQYIQDNVTLIETLDPLLQLAFIEFIRQDSIQNPSLKSQYAQLVTEVIESTSSNVVTYEAATTLTVLSSSSQLIYLAGSKFVELATKEADNNVKIITLERIKELHKLHPSVLQDLSLEILRILSSQDLDVRKKAIDVTLQFITSRNVEEVVKLLKKELQRTSSSNEDKNSEYRQLLINAIHQLAIRFVEVAANVIDLLLESMTDLSTAAAYEVITFIKEVVEKFPDLRQSILSRLIEALPSVKSGKVFRGSLWIIGEYCMEDKLVQEAWRYIRSSIGEVPILASEKKSTEGSEHNDEDETNGSVEKPKKRPVVLPDGTYATENALTTEIKTSVDEEKPPIRRLILEGDFYLGSVLASTLVKLVLRLQRNATQEKYLNALKAEAILIMVSILRVGESSYVEKKIDEDSADRIFSCVKYLTDETDSQLIQTSFLDDTKDAFKSQIETAELKKAEAEAKDFHENAEQVDDSIVFRQFDKDSTARGSNLDDLSLAAGSDLKKEDLSSRLNKILQLTGFSDPIYAEAFVKVHQYDVVLDVLLVNQTTNTLRNLSVEFATLGDLKVVDKPATANIGPHGFHKIQTTIKVTSADTGVIFGNIVYDGQHSDDSTIVILNDVHVDIMDYIKPATCTESTFRKMWNEFEWENKITIKAQMDSLKDYLEEMMKGTNMNCLTPGAIIGEECQFLSANLYSRSSFGEDALANLCIEKQSDGPIIGHVRIRSKGQGLALSLGDRVASISRKAQKANITRV is encoded by the coding sequence atgGCTGATATAGGATACACTTTGATTTATGAGCCTAATACGGCTGCTAAAACGTCCATTAATGAGTTCAAGACGTTATTGGAAAAGAGCAAAGATGATGTAAAGATCAACACCATGAAACGTATTTTAATCACCATGCTCAATGGGGATCCATTGCCAGATTTATTGATGCACATCATTAGATTTGTGATGCCTTCTAGAAAcaaggaattgaagaaattattatatttttattgggAAGTTTGTCCAAAGTTGGATGATCATGGAAAAATGAGACAAGAAATGATTCTTGTCTGTAACTCCATTCAACGTGATTTACAGCATCcaaatgaatttatcaGAGGTAATACTTTAAGATTCTTGTGCAAATTAAAGGAAGCTGATTTGTTGGAAACGTTGGTGCCTAACGTCCGCCAATGTCTTGAACACCGTCATGCGTACGTGAGAAAAAACGCTGTTTTTGCCCTTTATTCAATCCATAAAGTTTCAGATCACTTAGCCCCAGATGctgatgaattaatttacaGATTCTTGTACGATGAATCTGATGCGGTTTGTAAAAGAAATGCATTTGTCTGTTTAGGTGATCTTAATAGAGAAGCAGCATTACAATACATTCAAGACAATGTCACACTTATTGAAACATTAGATCCATTGTTGCAATTAgcatttattgaattcattagaCAAGATTCTATTCAAAACCCTTCATTAAAGCTGCAATATGCTCAATTAGTGACTGAAGTAATTGAAAGTACTTCGTCCAATGTCGTTACTTACGAAGCTGCTACAACTTTAACCGTATTATCTTCCAGTTCACAATTAATCTACTTAGCAGGTAGCAAATTCGTTGAATTAGCAACTAAAGAGGctgataataatgttaaaattattaccTTAGAGAGAATCAAAGAACTTCATAAGCTTCATCCTAGTGTATTACAAGATTTGTCTTTAGAGATTTTACGTATCTTATCGTCTCAAGATTTAGATGTTCGTAAAAAGGCTATTGATGTGACATTACAATTTATTACCAGTAgaaatgttgaagaagttgttaaattattgaagaaagaacTACAAAGAACTTCGTCTTccaatgaagataaaaattcagaatACAGACAACTATTAATTAATGCTATTCATCAATTGGCTATTAGATTCGTTGAAGTTGCAGCAAATGTTATTGActtattattagaatccATGACAGACTTGAGTACGGCAGCAGCTTATGAGGTCATAACTTTCATCAAAGAAGTTGTCGAAAAATTCCCAGATTTGAGACAATCTATATTGAGTAGGTTAATTGAAGCTTTACCGTCTGTCAAAAGCGGTAAAGTATTCCGTGGTTCATTATGGATCATTGGTGAATATTGTATGGAAGATAAATTAGTCCAAGAAGCTTGGAGATATATCAGGTCTAGCATTGGTGAAGTTCCAATATTGGCTAGtgaaaagaaatcaacTGAGGGAAGTGAGcataatgatgaagatgaaacaAATGGATCTGTCGAAAAACCTAAGAAAAGACCAGTTGTTTTACCTGATGGCACATATGCTACTGAAAATGCGTTGACTACAGAGATCAAAACTTCAgtagatgaagaaaagcCACCTATTCGTAGACTCATTTTAGAGGGTGATTTCTACTTGGGTTCCGTTTTGGCCTCTACCTTAGTTAAATTAGTATTAAGGTTACAACGTAATGCAACTCAAGAAAAATACTTAAATGCATTAAAAGCAGAAGCTATCTTGATCATGGTTTCTATTTTGAGAGTCGGTGAATCATCTTACGTTGAAAAGaagattgatgaagattctGCTGACAGAATTTTCTCATGTGTAAAATATTTGACTGATGAAACAGATAGCCAATTAATACAGACTAGTTTCTTAGATGATACTAAGGATGCATTTAAATCTCAAATAGAAACTGCTGAACTTAAAAAGGCTGAAGCTGAAGCTAAGGATTTCCATGAGAATGCTGAACAAGTTGatgattcaattgtttttagacaatttgataaagataGTACGGCACGCGGTTCTAACTTGGATGATCTTTCTTTGGCTGCTGGTAGtgatttaaagaaagaagatttatCCTCTAGATTAAACAAAATCTTACAGTTAACAGGTTTCTCGGACCCTATATATGCAGAAGCATTTGTTAAGGTCCACCAATATGACGTTGTTTTAGATGTTTTATTGGTTAATCAAACAACTAACACCTTGCGTAATTTATCTGTTGAATTTGCTACTTTAGGTGATTTGAAAGTTGTTGATAAGCCTGCAACCGCGAATATTGGTCCACATGGATTCCACAAGATCCAAACAACAATCAAAGTTACGTCAGCAGATACTGGTGTTATTTTTGGTAACATCGTATATGATGGTCAACACTCAGATGACTCAACTATAGTCATCTTGAATGACGTTCATGTTGATATTATGGATTATATTAAACCTGCAACTTGTACTGAAAGTACATTCCGTAAAATGTGgaatgaatttgaatggGAGAATAAGATAACCATCAAAGCACAAATGGATTCATTAAAGGATTACTTGGAAGAGATGATGAAGGGTACAAATATGAATTGTTTAACCCCGGGTGCCATCATTGGCGAAGAATGCCAATTCTTGTCAGccaatttatattctcGCTCGTCATTCGGTGAAGATGCATTAGCTAACTTGTGTATCGAAAAACAGAGTGATGGACCAATCATTGGTCATGTTAGAATCAGATCTAAGGGTCAAGGTTTAGCATTATCGTTGGGTGATAGAGTGGCTTCTATTTCTCGTAAAGCCCAAAAGGCTAACATTACTCGTGTTTGA
- a CDS encoding DEHA2F19338p (some similarities with uniprot|Q04779 Saccharomyces cerevisiae YMR075W RCO1 Nuclear protein) codes for MSQLPIDSFFEGSSASSSSEQLSTLNRISSTNENTSKSEMPVINAIQIPDLGPDSTDSTIQINNFLESRDTSNSVSSSGDNDSSTVVENSDSNSKPKSKIKRKSPRLGSKGNNGSTNSMILESSPVIIEAKGTEEPSDNGPHGIVQRGGEKVFIEPKLAEPHPAYTGLPLESFPNTKIKKESLWSTRGLSRKSNRMNGTNSNNSSGVSRESSAPAQANETENDNESIELDYKTNLQTSIAEEIAVESDIRPPPKRGRPSKKRGRPRADANKNITKTPKQTKVKNSDEASSLRSSKRIKVISPKKTTSTNLAPSSVTDSGMNTYSNDDPTKNNDDFCTNCGGPGVFICCDTCPKSFHFTCCNPPLEECPEDNWHCQECVIKQNPGFKKTYNHIGIFGQLLNQSEGRNPKEFQLPRKIRDNSFIGVTTGENGVYQDATFKPEVSYTKMNEYQIIGFNKNTDLDVDGLYDKNGNPYLCHKCGLSGLKGKTLTHCDYCPLVWHIDCLEDPLCIPKTLGSKWRCPNHFEELLPEGLFSRRKFKDMSVLDISLHNHFLKIASMNNIIIKHNDQQFLKEDIDKSVPLHEYIQYETEDFSRSYINEQKKDESTESSNTNNSDDIHPNFKIPEFFQNYATPIGSTARASKRLNRIMTMTNTDNDGSEARAFIYRVPEKSILLNFISKVSKNEDTNALHHEKVSTDKRTILETIDDYETRGRLEESNQDERDIVDSLIHIKLESNQKKPKTKFSDLVAAALESVQYSKNNEVPTKLNDEEVSDLLDIKRLVELKGKDELLKFLQS; via the coding sequence ATGTCTCAGCTACCTATAGACCTGTTCTTTGAAGGGTCGTCGGCATCATCGTCGTCTGAACAATTATCGACATTAAACAGAATAAGTTCTACCAATGAGAATACATCCAAAAGTGAAATGCCAGTAATAAATGCAATCCAAATACCAGACTTAGGACCAGACAGCACAGATTcaacaattcaaataaataatttcttggaATCAAGAGATACATCCAATCTGGTTTCGTCTTCTGGAGACAATGATTCCAGCACGGTCGTTGAGAACAGTGATTCCAATTCCAAGCCAAAATCCAAGATAAAAAGGAAATCACCTAGATTAGGACTGAAGGGCAACAATGGATCGAcaaattcaatgattttggAGAGTAGCCCAGTGATTATCGAAGCTAAGGGAACGGAAGAACCATCAGATAATGGTCCTCATGGCATAGTACAGAGGGGAGGAGAAAAAGTTTTCATAGAACCTAAATTGGCAGAACCACATCCAGCGTATACTGGATTGCCGTTAGAATCGTTTCCGAATACTAAGATAAAAAAGGAATCGTTATGGTCAACTAGAGGTTTATCAAGGAAATCAAATAGAATGAACGGCACTAATAGTAATAACAGTAGTGGTGTCTCAAGAGAATCTTCAGCCCCAGCTCAGGCAAACGAAACagaaaatgataacgaATCTATTGAATTAGATTATAAAACAAATCTTCAAACAAGCATAGCAGAAGAAATAGCCGTAGAGAGTGATATAAGGCCACCACCAAAGCGAGGAAGACCAAGTAAAAAAAGGGGTAGACCAAGAGCAGACGctaataaaaatataacgAAAACTCCAAAGCAAACAAAGGTAAAGAATAGCGACGAAGCTCTGCTGTTAAGGTCATCGAAGAGGATCAAAGTTATTTCTCCTAAAAAGACAACAAGTACAAACCTCGCTCCTTCGTCAGTGACGGATAGTGGCATGAATACTTACTCAAATGATGATCCTACtaagaataatgatgatttttGCACAAATTGTGGTGGTCCAGGGGTATTTATTTGTTGCGATACGTGTCCCAAGTCATTTCATTTTACATGTTGTAATCCACCACTTGAAGAATGTCCCGAAGATAACTGGCATTGTCAAGAATGTGTAATCAAACAAAACCCCGGATTCAAGAAAACATATAATcatattggaatatttgGTCAATTATTAAACCAACTGGAAGGTCGAAACCCAAAGGAATTCCAATTACCTAGAAAAATACGAGATAACTCATTCATTGGTGTCACTACGGGCGAAAATGGAGTTTATCAGGATGCAACGTTTAAACCAGAAGTATCGTATACTAAAATGAAcgaatatcaaataattggGTTCAATAAGAATACTGATCTTGATGTTGATGGATTGTACGACAAGAATGGAAATCCGTACTTATGTCATAAATGTGGATTATCAGGGTTAAAAGGGAAAACCTTGACTCATTGTGACTATTGTCCATTAGTTTGGCATATAGATTGTCTTGAAGACCCATTATGCATTCCTAAGACTTTGGGTAGTAAATGGAGATGTCCAAATCATTTCGAAGAACTATTACCTGAAGGTCTCTTCAGTAGAAGAAAATTCAAGGATATGTCAGTGCTTGATATATCGTTGCATaatcattttttgaagattGCCTCtatgaataatataattatcaaGCACAATGatcaacaatttttgaaagagGATATCGACAAAAGTGTCCCGTTACATGAATACATACAATACGAGACAGAGGACTTTTCAAGGCTGTATATTAATGAACAGAAAAAGGACGAATCTACGGAATCTAGCAATACTAATAATAGTGATGACATACatccaaatttcaaaataccTGAGTTTTTTCAGAATTATGCAACTCCAATAGGAAGCACAGCTAGAGCTTCAAAAAGACTAAATAGAATAATGACTATGACAAACACAGATAATGATGGAAGCGAAGCCCGTGCATTTATTTATAGGGTCCCAGAAAAGCTGATATTgcttaattttatttctaaagTGTCCAAAAATGAAGACACTAATGCTTTACATCATGAGAAAGTCTCAACAGATAAGAGAACCATACTTGAGACtattgatgattatgaGACCAGAGGTAGACTAGAGGAGTCCAATCAAGATGAAAGGGATATAGTTGACAGCTTGATCCACATTAAATTGGAAAGTAACCAGAAGAAACCTAAAACCAAATTCAGTGATCTAGTGGCTGCAGCACTAGAATCCGTCCAATATTCCAAGAACAACGAGGTACCAACAAAGCTAAATGACGAGGAGGTCTCAGACTTATTAGACATCAAGAGACTCGTGGAATTGAAAGGAAAAGacgaattattaaagtttCTACAGTCATAA
- a CDS encoding DEHA2F19360p (weakly similar to uniprot|P32388 Saccharomyces cerevisiae YKL167C MRP49 Mitochondrial ribosomal protein of the large subunit), translating to MSKTSNCAMFKNLPSSRILKQITRLNNIAGTPETAFKFNPKYTKLELFLIKQNVSGSAIGLKKFWRNNLPTLKFHNEDVNFVLTRINTSTKEDISKCPSKIVVYDNADKKYEIDCADRHTSDILAEVIKVTEASPVAEKEIPVIAAPQQDNFI from the coding sequence ATGAGTAAGACTTCTAATTGTGCTATGTTCAAGAATTTGCCATCTTCGAGAATATTGAAACAGATCACTAGGTTAAATAACATTGCTGGTACGCCAGAAACCGcattcaaattcaacccTAAATACACCAAACTTGAATTATTcttaataaaacaaaacGTTTCAGGATCTGCTATTGGTTTGAAAAAGTTCTGGAGAAATAATTTGCCAACattaaaatttcataaCGAAGATGTCAATTTTGTACTTACTAGGATCAACACTAGTACAAAGGAAGACATTTCCAAGTGCCCATCAAAGATCGTTGTATACGATAATGCCGATAAGAAGTATGAAATAGATTGTGCTGATAGACATACGAGTGATATACTTGCGGAAGTTATAAAAGTCACTGAAGCATCTCCAGTCGCAGAGAAGGAAATCCCAGTTATCGCAGCTCCACAACAAGATAACTTCATTTAA
- a CDS encoding DEHA2F19316p (some similarities with uniprot|Q03862 Saccharomyces cerevisiae YDR101C ARX1 Protein associated with the ribosomal export complex): MTEELSKIYNSKKTSKIAKGIAFPTCINPNHIPAHLSPVSEDDEANLTLVKGDVVNIMLGIQIDGFPSIVAESMVVGESKDEPITGGKADLMHAAWKASEAAIRTFQLKNRNWDVTNIVDKVAKSYDCIAVESMLSHNQERNVLYGPKEIILNPTKENKNQMDTFKFEENEVYGLDILVSTSPEGKVKQSNYKTSLFKLTGSSYSLKMKSSHQVLGEFKEKCSGPFPFNIKNLEDIRKARMGLIECVNHQVMLSYDIMTEKEGEYVAQYFTTFAITKNGIVKFTSPTFDPELYKTEKEIKDEEITTLISQPLKAAAKKKKSKKAAVDGAPSA; this comes from the coding sequence ATGACCGAAGAGTTGTCAAAGATTTATAATTCCAAGAAAACTTCGAAGATTGCTAAGGGGATCGCATTTCCAACATGTATTAATCCAAATCACATTCCAGCACATCTCTCGCCAGTGAGCGAAGATGACGAAGCGAACTTGACATTGGTCAAGGGGGATGTTGTCAATATCATGTTGGGTATTCAGATTGATGGATTTCCATCAATTGTGGCCGAATCAATGGTTGTTGGAGAAAGCAAGGATGAGCCAATCACTGGAGGCAAGGCCGACTTGATGCACGCAGCTTGGAAAGCATCAGAAGCAGCTATTAGAACCTTCCAACTAAAGAACAGAAACTGGGATGTTACCAACATCGTGGATAAAGTTGCCAAGTCGTATGATTGTATTGCTGTTGAAAGTATGTTGTCGCATAACCAAGAAAGAAACGTCTTATATGGACCAAAGGAAATCATTCTTAACCCAACTAAGGAAAACAAGAACCAAATGGATACCTTTAAGttcgaagaaaatgaagtttATGGGTTAGATATTTTAGTTTCTACGTCCCCAGAGGGTAAAGTTAAACAATCCAACTACAAGActtctttattcaaattaacTGGTAGCTCGTATTCcttaaaaatgaaatcatcCCACCAAGTATTGGgtgaatttaaagaaaagtGTTCTGGCCCTTTCCCTTTTAACATTAAGAACTTAGAAGATATCAGAAAGGCCAGAATGGGTTTGATTGAGTGTGTCAACCATCAAGTTATGTTATCCTATGACATTATGACTGAGAAGGAAGGTGAATACGTTGCCCAATATTTCACTACTTTTGCTATTACTAAGAATGGTATTGTTAAGTTCACATCTCCAACTTTTGACCCTGAATTATACAAAACTGAAAAGGAAATCAAAGACGAAGAAATCACAACATTGATTTCCCAACCTTTGAAGGCTGCcgcaaaaaaaaagaagagcAAGAAGGCTGCTGTTGATGGAGCTCCATCCGCATAA